The DNA sequence CAATTCAAATGTTCAGCATCAGGTAGCGGTCATTGCTAATCCTTCCAAAACCATCCATGAAAGTTTGAATCAATACCTCACTGTACTAGAAGATACCTCTAATAAACTCACTTATGAACAGATCAGTTCGCCTACATTTCAACAACAGTTTACCCCTTACAACCAACGAATTAAAGAATTTAAACATCAATATACCTATTGGGGAAAGATAATCTTGCAAAATCAAGTCAAGCGGAAAGACGATTGGTTGTTGCATATAGGCGGGCGCAATAGTGTAGTAGAATTGTATATACCACAGCCAGAGGGCAAAGCCCTGGTAAAAAAAGCAGGCGTTTTTGTTCCGGTTGCCCAAAAATCAGTCAATGAGGCCATTTTGTCGTTGGTCAAGATATACTTACCCTATCAAACCCCACAAACAATTTATATAAAAATTGTCATGTTTGATAAACGCACCCCCAAGTTTAACCTGGAGTTGCATGATTTACAAAACTACAATGAAGGTTTAAGGTGGGAGAGTTTGTTTCAAGGCATGTTTCAAGGTGTTTTTTGGATTATGATCTTGTACAATTTAGTCATTTTTTTTAGTACAAAAGACCGTACCTATTTGTACTACTCGTCTTATATGCTGTTTTTGGCTATCTACTTTCTTTATTTTCACGGTTTTATCAGAGAGTATTTTATTCCAGCACACCCTGCCTTAGACAGTTACATTTGGATTGTCACAGTAAGTATGATGTCGGTATTGTACTTTGGTTTTATGCGGGTTTTTTTGCATACCAAAGACATTATTTCCAGGATAGACCCTTTCGTAAGGGTGTATATGGGTATACGCATTGCCTTGATTCCAATAGAACTTATTTATTACTACTTCTCGTCTAATTATCCGCTCATGAATACCCTTTCGTTGGTATGTGGGGGCATTGATGCGCTGTTTTCGGCGGTGTTGTTTGTTGTATTGTATAAAACCGGCAGCATTACCGCCCGTTATTTTATTTTAGGAGCTCTTTCGCTCAATATTGCCGTCATTGCAGGCATATTTATCTATTCTTATTCACGTTTTGCCTACTCATTAGTATACCAGTCAGGAGCAGCTTTAGAAGTATTGCTCTTTTCGTTGGGATTGGGTTATAAAATCAAAGAGAATGAGCTGGAAAAACGCCGGGCACAGGCCGATTTGATAGAGCAACTACACCAAAACGACAAATTGCAAAAAAAGCATACCCAAGAGCTCGAAGACAAGGTGACAGAGCGCACGGCAAAGGTGCTGCAACAAAAAGAAGAGATTGCGGCACAATCTGAACACATGAAGGCGGCATTGAGTCAGTTGGGAGATAAAAACCGACAACTACAACGCACCAATAAACACATTACTGATAGTATCAACTATGCCCGAAGAATCCAGCAGGCTATTTTGTGTGATCAGGAAGAGATTACCCGAAACTTTAAAGACGCTTTTGTTTTGCTTGCACCCAAAGACATTGTTTCAGGTGATTTTTACTGGTTTAACGAAGATATTTTTGCCCATAAAAATGAACCTTTGGGTGTGCAAATTACTGCCCCACCAGTGTACGACGAAGAAGATGACAATAGCAAACGGTTGCATCCAAGGGTCAAGGTATTGATCGCAGCTGACGGTACGGGACACGGGGTACCAGGGGCTTTTATGACAGTAATGGGGCAAAACTTGTTGGATGAGATAATTTTAAATCAAAAAATCACTGAACCTTCGCAAATTTTATATGAACTAGACCATCGTTTGGCCAGTACTTTGCAAAAAACCCGTACCGAAAATAGCGCCCCCATCAATGATGGCATGGATGTATCTATACTGGCAGTAGACGAAAAAGCCGGCAAGGTGTATTTTTCGGGAGCCAAGCATCCTTTTTGGTATGTCCGCAACGGAGCAATACACCAGGTAAAAGGCTCTAAGTTTCCCATTGGCAGTAGTCAGTACCGGGTGAGTAAAGTGTTTGAAACTTTTACAATGGATATACAGCAGGGAGATGTTTATTATATTTTTAGCGATGGTTTTCAAGACCAGTTTGGGGGGGCATTGGGTCGCAAATACATGCGAAAGTATTTCAGAAAGTTTTTGCTTGAGATAAGTGGCAGACCACTTAAGATTCAGAAGCAACTGCTGGAGACTGAGCTAAGGGATTGGCAAGACACTAACCCACAAACAGATGATGTATTGATTATTGGGGTGAAAATGTAAACCTCTAAACATAAGTGTTTATATATACAAAAACCACCTAAACATTCGTCAATGTTTGGGTGGTTTTGATTAATAGCTTTGGTTTATAAAAAAATTATTACCAAGGTAATGTTGAGCTTTTTACCAAGCCTTGCTCATCAAAGTTTACTCGTGTACCTTGTGGGTAATAACTAACAGTGCCATCAGAGTTGATCAGTTGGGTAGAGGCACCCAATACGCCAAAAGTAACTCCTAAGTTATTTCGCTCAGGTGAGAAGTTAATCTCTGTTCCAGCTAAAAATCTGACTACTTTTCCATAAACACCTCTAGTAGTAACTATGGCGTCGCTATCAAGTCGGCCACGAAGGGCTCCAATAACTTTTGATGTTATATCAAAGTATATCATTGTCCCTTTCTTAAAAGTAGCCTTTTCTGTGCTTTTTTTAGCAGCTACTCTAACACGAGCATCTTCGGCCAAACGACCAGCAACAAGCTCACCTTTTGAATTTAAAAGCAAATCTAAATTATTATAAACCTTGATTTTGTCAAATTCCAAAAAGGGTGGAGCTACTTCTATGATTTGAGTAGTTCTACTACTTTGAGTAGCGGCAGTAGGTTTTTGTGGTTCTACGTTTTCTGATTTTTGGCAAGAAAACATGAAAGAAGTAATCGCAGCTAATGCGATTAGTTTGATCTGATTAGTCATTGATTTGTTTTTAATGTGAATATTTAATGAGAATATTAGTTAGCATGCTATTTTTGATCTCTCATTTTTATTTGTGTGATGCAAATGTAGTATAAGTTTTTGAATATACAAATTGTTACTTATACGCTTATTTGGTATAAAATTTTATTTATTATGTATTCTTTAGTATAAAGTAAATATTAGTTGATGATTTTTATTTGTTAATTTTATGAGCAATGTTAAATGTTTGAATATATTTTTTTGTAATTTTTTCATACTTTTATTGAGTGTTTGTGTTTTTGTGTGATGAGATAGTACTTTTCAATTTTATCGGTTAAACTATAAGGCATCGAGGCAAAAAATATTGGATAAAGAGCGTGTTACATCTTGTCGCTCACTTCTGCGTAAAAAACATGGGGGCTTTTAAAGTATTCATCTAAAAAATAT is a window from the Microscilla marina ATCC 23134 genome containing:
- a CDS encoding 7TM diverse intracellular signaling domain-containing protein, whose product is MWQKVSYIVLFWILSNTVCFAQTSKTNSNVQHQVAVIANPSKTIHESLNQYLTVLEDTSNKLTYEQISSPTFQQQFTPYNQRIKEFKHQYTYWGKIILQNQVKRKDDWLLHIGGRNSVVELYIPQPEGKALVKKAGVFVPVAQKSVNEAILSLVKIYLPYQTPQTIYIKIVMFDKRTPKFNLELHDLQNYNEGLRWESLFQGMFQGVFWIMILYNLVIFFSTKDRTYLYYSSYMLFLAIYFLYFHGFIREYFIPAHPALDSYIWIVTVSMMSVLYFGFMRVFLHTKDIISRIDPFVRVYMGIRIALIPIELIYYYFSSNYPLMNTLSLVCGGIDALFSAVLFVVLYKTGSITARYFILGALSLNIAVIAGIFIYSYSRFAYSLVYQSGAALEVLLFSLGLGYKIKENELEKRRAQADLIEQLHQNDKLQKKHTQELEDKVTERTAKVLQQKEEIAAQSEHMKAALSQLGDKNRQLQRTNKHITDSINYARRIQQAILCDQEEITRNFKDAFVLLAPKDIVSGDFYWFNEDIFAHKNEPLGVQITAPPVYDEEDDNSKRLHPRVKVLIAADGTGHGVPGAFMTVMGQNLLDEIILNQKITEPSQILYELDHRLASTLQKTRTENSAPINDGMDVSILAVDEKAGKVYFSGAKHPFWYVRNGAIHQVKGSKFPIGSSQYRVSKVFETFTMDIQQGDVYYIFSDGFQDQFGGALGRKYMRKYFRKFLLEISGRPLKIQKQLLETELRDWQDTNPQTDDVLIIGVKM